From the Conger conger chromosome 13, fConCon1.1, whole genome shotgun sequence genome, the window CTCCGTGCCTGGAGTCTTCTTGGTGTGGCTTCTTAGAGGCGCACTTgtacttttctattttctttattttcatgtattgaagCAACTGGTATAGGTAGGCTGTAGTTAGGTTATTTCTTGGACTTTTAGGACTTGTCTCTTGTTGTATGGTGGGCTCGGTGCTGATTGGTGGCGGGGTTAGTCAATAGGGGTACCCTCCTCACGTGTTAGTGTGTAAGTGTTAATGGCACCTGAATCACATATAGTATCACCTTGTTTGTAGTAAGGCttgctgtgagagagcactTGGTTGTAACTACATATTGGAAGCCCTGAAGGTGAGTATGCCCCATCCCATCAGCGTCGTCACCCACCATCCTTAAGCTTTACATCAGTCTATTTTATTCCTATTTATTCTGGTAAAattgacattcaaaataaatatatttttatacgaatatgagcatttgtcttaacctcattattgccttccagcatcagaattgatttaataaagtaattgcaTTTAACTTAGACCACGTCTCTGTCTTGTTATTATCAAACTGTAAAGGGGGcctctgttatattgtgtgactgGGCGTACTTTAGGTTGAACCTTACATTTATGCACCCGGTTACATAAGGTtcagagggaggtagggagggacggggagaggtgctgcttgaagaggtgcgtcttcagtttgcgcttgaaggtggggagagattctacagttctgacctcaacgaggagttcattccaccaccgtggagccagaacagacagtagtcgtgagcgtgaggtggaagttcagagagggggaggtgccaagtggcctgtggaggctgaacgaagaggtctggcaggggtgtagggtctaatgatttttttgtaggtatgctggggaagaccccttaactgcttggaaggctagcacaggcagccagtgccatgacaggcagccagtggagggaagtaagcaggggggtgacatgtgagtatttgggaaggttgaagaccagacgagttgctgcattctggataagttggaggggtctgatggcggacactgggaggccagccaagagggaattgcagtagtccaggcgggacagaaccatcgcctggaccaggagctgggtcgagtagggggtgagaaaggggcggattctctgtatgttgaataggaagaacctgcatgaccgggtcaccgccacaatgttctcggagagggacattctgctgtccatcaccacgccaaggttccttgcactgggtgatggcgtaagtatggtatccccgagggaaatggagagatccagatggggagaggtattagcagggatgaatatcattttagtcttacctgggttgagctttagatggtggttgctctggatgtcactcaggcaagcagagatacgggctgaaacctgtgtgtcagatggtgggaatgagagagttgggtatcgtctgcatagcagtggtaggatagcccatgtgcagtgatcacagggcctagggaatgagtgtaaagagaaaaaagaagcaggcctaggactgagccctggggaactcctgtggcaaggggccgaggtgtcgataccgtaccagcccaggcaacctggaaggagcgaccagagaggtaggactcaatccagtccagggctgtgccacagatgcccgttgctgacagggcggacaggaggatggagtgatccacagtgtcgaaggcaccagagagatctagaagaatgaggacagaagagagggaggctgtgtcgaggacccggccctaggcccccctgatgagagattgacgggggatgggttagaaaggaatgcattgttaacccctcgcacacgccatcgaggtggtagtaagaacgcccgtaagaagaaaaatatgtggttcagagaatgagcagccatgcttgtcagtagaggagtctgaagtcgggggacttagatttagggttttaaggagcaaggttaaagttctgactgagaataccccaaccctacaggggaggggcacaatgcctggctaaagaaaaacaaaaataaggaaaacggaagggacgtcaataccgaaagaaaattaagaggcttcacgGGCCTCTctgaggataacacaaataatttatcgaatagatttaaaggactgactatagaggagttgaatgatgaattacactcagctattagctggatgacctttgtagaccccttaaggcgccacaaaaaggggcacctacagagggtgttgggatggtggcaggctttaacgtctggcttgcatgaaatcaaagtttggaggaagtcaaggagagattatgaaactgacacagacaccagtgatgaataggttcattaaaaacaacataagggctagtgtttttccactcatatattaagttgggggaaattcccaaaccagaggggcccatgaaataaaatattggggacagttctttggaggtatgagaaaatgacaattggaaaaacagaaataattaatatggtcattaaaaaacaggttatataaaagataaatgtcttcccgcttgacataatgggggcatttcttatcaaaaaaggtacacttttgtatgcaaaaaagatatataagggatacgtttttagaccttagagcaggatcccagaatttggcttcagaagatatctacgagctgttgaagggagagcaacgcaagacagtcaagctggagtggcgcgctccctctgcgcgccactccaggatatggatatggagagaggagtgacgtacgcggtgcggactcaggtgaagaaagagccacgcagaacaattataacaaagctggagtggtaattataatctatattacttgtagaagtaggaaaagtaacatattataagtttacttttatatatcttttatttctcattagggtactatataaagtagaaaaatgtagagaaattatcatatttagataaatataatattataggaatagtttctttttaaacgtcaagaagggggagctataggataaggctaaggccaaagaggatggatataggaagggtgtaccttgatttttaaacatcgtggtggaaaggtaatttagaaagagctaagaggggtatatgtaacttgcatgtgattagcaaactgcaaaagatgatatgtacactgtaatctgtgcaactctattcttttgattgattataataaaatatatcttactataatcatatgtgcaaagagtctttagaggaaatacattgaatacaggacatcgattaccagatttgcatcacacccttcacttcgagactgggctggaagttcagtagaacttaccagggctccaggacgttcggagtacttgagttcgtccccgagacacctcatggtgaggtactgctcgtgggaacgtgaggtctgagctcggcaaggggtccgtggctcacgacaattttggcgcccaacgtTGGGCACGAGCAGCAGAGAATTGCTCACGGCCTATTGAGGCATTGTCCGAGTGGATTCCTACTCGAGGGTCTCGAGTTGATTACTGGCACTGAAGAGAAAGGTGCTGGAcacctaagtagtgaaaccgtaaATACTCGAACTCAAAAGGAATCGAAGTAATTTAGAATAagttacaatattagaaaactgtataggacagtaaattctaataaagtaatagtatacatatcaatttataaataggtgggaaaatggctgtcagtgaTATGCCAGACCCACATATAGAAGTATATTTCCTAATAAAGAATAGCCCATAGTAGGGACTACTAGGGACTACAAGTCGCGcctccgacagagggagaggtatAGGTTCGGAAAATACATAaagagaatggacatttctcttttaatgtaataaagaacttgaataggttacatatacccaagctgaaagaggtagtgaagggagtagttaagaactgctcacaatgCCAGATGATTAATACACCACACGGCCTGTGGAGTGCTGGATTAACTATAAGGTCGGGAGTACCCTGGGGAAGTATTTACATGGATTCGGCCGGTCCTGTAGTACGATCCACAGGGGGGCACCGATACTTGCTGATAATAGTTGATTcgtgcactgggtacaccctGGTCCATCCTCTGCGGCAAGGTACGGGGAGACAGATTCTAGCCAAGctagaaagcacagtaatggCAATAGGAAAACCTAAAGAAATTAGATCAGAAAATGGAGCACATTTCAAGAATACCCTTATCAATAAATGgtgtatcaaaaacaatatagaaaGAATATTTTCCCCACCCTATCATCCCCAAGCAAATGGGATAGTAGAGAGGAAGATACAAACAGTGAAGAGATTAATAGCTAAAACTTGTAATAGCAAGGATTGGGATCAGAACCTCATAAAATTACATGAGCAGATAAATGACTTTGAcactacggggggggggggcacggcctTTTATAAAATGTTCCAAAGGGAATATGAAaccagagaaacagggagaccaGTAGTAAATACCGCTCCTCTGTGCCCCTTACAGGTAGGAGATCAAGTCAGAACTAGAAATCAAGGCCCACAACCAGGTGTCCCTGTAAAGGTGAGGTTTGGACCTATAGATAGGGTAGAGAAAGTGTTAGATAAAAACACGgtagaattgaaaaaaaaagggacaagtgtgacaaggcgagttagactcgctgttgtccctaatggtgcagtaattggggtgggggagtggcacCGGCAGGACCTCATCTTTTGAACCAATCTCTTGGCTCcctaccttttaaatgtttttcctttcgcTTCCTGTGAtctttctgattgatttcctgtttcctgtctcatcctctcctcatgtctgcctgccttaccATGAGAGGTAAGAGAACATCTATTCTGTTTTCCCCTGATAATATTGCGTGGGTTAGGAACACCGCAGATTAACACAATGCTTTGGTTGCAGCTTGCTGTCTGTTGGGTAATTCGTCGCGATTTAGCTGTGTCCCCTGATTTCGGTCGGTGGGCTATATTTTTATAGTTGTAATTACTTGACATTTATCGACagtaatgttattttcttctAATTCATTTATTAAGATGCTTCTGTTTGCGGAGTCTTTTCCGAAACACGGAAGTAACAACTCGCGCAATTTAGAATTCCGTGGATTGTTTGGTAATGTACCGTTTTGCTGCATGTATATTCTGATTggattttaattataaaataccAGATTAACAGTGACTTTCTTCACTTTGTCGGTGCAatagtcactgctgttttgcctcgctgttttgtTTGAAGTTCGTTTGGTTGCGCTTATCAGGCAGGCGGAACCCGCCTGCTGTTGAGTACGTTCGCTAGTGTCCCGTGTTGCACGGCTATAGACTAGTTGTTGGCCGGACGACCTAAGGTGCGCAGCGGCTGGTGCGCGtggtgtgtagcctatattacaCCTCCGTGCCTGGAGTCTTCTTGGTGTGGCTTCTTAGAGGCGCACTTgtacttttctattttctttattttcatgtattgaagCAACTGGTATAGGTAGGCTGTAGTTAGGTTATTTCTTGGACTTTTAGGACTTGTCTCTTGTTGTATGGTGGGCTCGGTGCTGATTGGTGGCGGGGTTAGTCAATAGGGGTACCCTCCTCACGTGTTAGTGTGTAAGTGTTAATGGCACCTGAATCACATGTAGTATCACCTTGTTTGTAGTAAGGCttgctgtgagagagcactTGGTTGTAACTACATATTGGAAGCCCTGAAGGTGAGTATGCCCCATCCCATCAGCGTCGTCACCCACCATCCTTAAGCTTTACATCAGTCTATTTTATTCCTATTTATTCTGGTAAAattgacattcaaaataaatatatttttatacgaatatgagcatttgtcttaacctcattattgccttccagcatcagaattgatttaataaagtaattgcaTTTAACTTAGACCACGTCTCTGTCTTGTTATTATCAAACTGTAAAGGGGGcctctgttatattgtgtgactgGGCGTACTTTAGGTTGAACCTTACATTTATGCACCCGGTTACATAAGGTtcagagggaggtagggagggacggggagaggtgctgcttgaagaggtgcgtcttcagtttgcgcttgaaggtggggagagattctacagttctgacctcaacgaggagttcattccaccaccgtggagccagaacagacagtagtcgtgagcgtgaggtggaagttcagagagggggaggtgccaagtggcctgtggaggctgaacgaagaggtctggcaggggtgtagggtctaatgatttttttgtaggtatgctggggaagaccccttaactgcttgtaAGGCTAGCACAGGCAGCCAgtgccatgacaggcagccagtggagggaagtaagcaggggggtgacatgtgagtatttgggaaggttgaagaccagacgagttgctgcattctggataagttggaggggtctgatggcggacactgggaggccagccaagagggaattgcagtagtccaggcgggacagaaccatcgcctggaccaggagctgggtcgagtagggggtgagaaaggggcggattctctgtatgttgaataggaagaacctgcatgaccgggtcaccgccacaatgttctcggagagggacattctgctgtccatcaccacgccaaggttccttgcactgggtgatggcgtaagtatggtatccccgagggaaatggagagatccagatggggagaggtattagcagggatgaatatcattttagtcttacctgggttgagctttagatggtggttgctctggatgtcactcaggcaagcagagatacgggctgaaacctgtgtgtcagatggtgggaatgagagagttgggtatcgtctgcatagcagtggtaggatagcccatgtgcagtgatcacagggcctagggaatgagtgtaaagagaaaaaagaagcaggcctaggactgagccctggggaactcctgtggcaaggggccgaggtgtcgataccgtaccagcccaggcaacctggaaggagcgaccagagaggtaggactcaatccagtccagggctgtgccacagatgcccgttgctgacagggcggacaggaggatggagtgatccacagtgtcgaaggcaccagagagatctagaagaatgaggacagaagagagggaggctgtgtcgaggacccggccctaggcccccctgatgagagattgacgggggatgggttagaaaggaatgcattgttaacccctcgcacacgccatcgaggtggtagtaagaacgcccgtaagaagaaaaatatgtggttcagagaatgagcagccatgcttgtcagtagaggagtctgaagtcgggggacttagatttagggttttaaggagcaaggttaaagttctgactgagaataccccaaccctacaggggaggggcacaatgcctggctaaagaaaaacaaaaataaggaaaacggaagggacgtcaataccgaaagaaaattaagaggcttcacgGGCCTCTctgaggataacacaaataatttatcgaatagatttaaaggactgactatagaggagttgaatgatgaattacactcagctattagctggatgacctttgtagaccccttaaggcgccacaaaaaggggcacctacagagggtgttgggatggtggcaggctttaacgtctggcttgcatgaaatcaaagtttggaggaagtcaaggagagattatgaaactgacacagacaccagtgatgaataggttcattaaaaacaacataagggctagtgtttttccactcatatattaagttgggggaaattcccaaaccagaggggcccatgaaataaaatattggggacagttctttggaggtatgagaaaatgacaattggaaaaacagaaataattaatatggtcattaaaaaacaggttatataaaagataaatgtcttcccgcttgacataatgggggcatttcttatcaaaaaaggtacacttttgtatgcaaaaaagatatataagggatacgtttttagaccttagagcaggatcccagaatttggcttcagaagatatctacgagctgttgaagggagagcaacgcaagacagtcaagctggagtggcgcgctccctctgcgcgccactccaggatatggatatggagagaggagtgacgtacgcggtgcggactcaggtgaagaaagagccacgcagaacaattataacaaagctggagtggtaattataatctatattacttgtagaagtaggaaaagtaacatattataagtttacttttatatatcttttatttctcattagggtactatataaagtagaaaaatgtagagaaattatcatatttagataaatataatattataggaatagtttctttttaaacgtcaagaagggggagctataggataaggctaaggccaaagaggatggatataggaagggtgtaccttgatttttaaacatcgtggtggaaaggtaatttagaaagagctaagaggggtatatgtaacttgcatgtgattagcaaactgcaaaagatgatatgtacactgtaatctgtgcaactctattcttttgattgattataataaaatatatcttactataatcatatgtgacaaagagtctttagaggaaatacattgaatacaggacatcgattaccagatttgcatcacacccttcacttcgagactgggctggaagttcagtagaacttaccagggctccaggacgttcggagtacttgagttcgtccccgagacacctcatggtgaggtactgctcgtgggaacgtgaggtctgagctcggcaaggggtccgtggctcacgacagctgctcgtgcggcatggagtgattcactgatggagaggagcgtggtctctgtcgagtggccagatctgaagccagactgatgggggtctagcaggttgttgttagaaaagaaagaaggaagTTGACTAGAAGTGGCTCGTTCTATGGGTTTAGATAGAAAACgaagaagagatactgggcagtagttctggatgatggagggatccagagtaggcttttttagcagcggggtgatgtaggccctcttggaggatgctggaaaacagccagaagacagggaggagttaacaagggaggtgacaaatgggagaatgtcaggtgtcatagtctgtttcatgtttagttattttcttagttattttattgtcatgtgaCATATTTTggtagtctagtctcgccacgtttttatgttttaccgtaaatcctcaaattgtgtccggggtcttttattttcttaggctgcacaaagcacaggcctttatttggggcaggcttgtatttgaggcaggcctttatttcttattaggcttctgttgtagaattttattcttagaaataaagtaaaaggctatacttaaagtgggccaacactgttaaacacttcctgtaaccgttcagaaatcaattagtgtaggctaatcaggaaacaccgtttggtaagtcatagtgtcagtcttaacagacttagtttattgcaaatattctcaaacacaataaatcacatgcaagtccagaatccataaaataacaacttgccagacacgccttcatgaacaataacaaattagcgtagataacagcaagataaggatctttttttcctgaagtgcgttttattgtgagacatgcgttttgtttggagcagcataccgctatcaaaagattttccctttggtttgggatttaatttaccattggactgtttgattctattgctaaatgttgggactgatgggcactgaaatctggggggtatttgatggttcggtgttaagttttatgtagttgaaagagtgtcgggatttccacccgtctgtttattgcgagccaaggcagccgctttcattcattcattgaacgtgcgctgtgctgtaaatacatggaaaccttattgcgtagccaagtagcctaaattgagttaattttacatttttttttttagatttactttttattaaattcgtaggctggaatgcctcgtggcaacaattgtgtttaaatgtatactgcttgagcctttggcaagctacttagaagggggcggcaagcaactggtagcttgagagcaacgtgttggagacccatggtgtaggacaacgacttttaattggcaacagtattaaaccaaccaacaatataaaatattaagaagagctcttttatttcattgagttaaatcgaaacaatgtcttctagtgctcatggactgatagccctactggtaggcaatattaccccggcttgtatttgggggccggcctttatttgtccgaatcggccacgcccccggctattatctgaggcccggcttcaaatagaatcccggacacaatttgaggatttactgtatttcttgttttgtttcattgtcaggtcaggatttattttttagtcttgtcatgtcacattatatagtttattcctgtcacagtttgtttcttgttttgtcaTGGTTTAAGTTTGATTCATGTTATGTTttcctgttcattgtttagcgtacactttttcgtgtgtttccgcaaaccttgcgttcatactctctctctctgctttgcTGTCGCTCATGCTTCCCTAATGGTTTCATTTTCCCATGtgtacttactaatctactcacgtgagatcaggattgggtaatactaacattctaaccatgtgtttatgtttaccttacgttcttgtgcatgtcatttactaatttactaatttactaacctGTCTACATCTGCATGTAAGCTCAGTGTTCaagtcatgtctttgcaaaatagtttcctcctgtttgtcagtgcacttttgagcggTTTTCCGAGCCATTGATTACCttttaagatccaagcctgttgaTTGATCATCGTTATTGacatctgttttgttgaccattgcctgcctgtaccacaaactcttgcctgttgtccttgtacttttgccccgcggagcggacttcggtcttgactcttgcaccgtcttCGAATccgagcctgcctaccatccgtctgcactactgccctgctgacagccttcctggttactggattttttgcatggtttaccgatttcgagactgccttctccctctgtACTGAACTTTGGTTTTTGGCTGGATTAACTGTATATGAACTTTGGTTGGACAATCCcttaataaagccctgacgggagtcgtgcattttgggtccaacccccacgcacccgtctcagtttaAAGGCGTGAAATCTGCTCATTGTGGCTTTTGGCTACATTTCActtattcttgttatttttgaaaaatattgatttttgcTATTTAGCTGCCTTTTGATATTGACTGCCAACTAATAACAACCCCTTTTTTCTAATAGCCTGTGAATAAAGGcattgcttaattttgtgtgtaATGTCTTTATGAAACAAAACATCTTAGGTTTGAGTTAGGCTAAAGGTTATTCGGCttgtatttaataaaagtattaatactactactattgtttcttggaaaaaaaagaaaagttttccTCTACGATTCTGAAATGTACTTGTTCACTAAATGAAGGCAGGAAATTAAGGAAAATGTAATTAGATTCTGATAACTAGCCTTGATTTCTCTATAAACAGACATTGTATTGACACTTGCTATCGTCAATGAGTTCCCCAGGTTCATTACTGTGTCACATGTAGAAAACTGCAGAGCAAGAAGTATAAATGCAGAACTAATGTGCCTGTACTATAATACGCAACCAGGTTGAACAAActggattttttcccccttgatCTCTGCCTAGTTGATTGTGGTCAgcaatttatttcacattcttCGCATTTTAAGAAGGTATTATTTGGAAGATTACCTATTTCCATAAGAACAATACATGTACAATAATGCTCTTCATGAATGTGATGGTTTTTACTTTCAGGAAATGTCGGAAGTTTGAAGTGTGAAAGTAAATGAGGACACTTTTGACAATTGTATTTGCTCAATTCAAAGCTCAGTACTTGACCTAAAAAGTCAGCCTCCCTTTGTCTCCCTTTTATGAATAATGTGATGATAAATAATGACTTGAAGGATTCTAGGTAGTTCCGTATGTCTATGAAATcttaaatgttttctgaaattgaaaaaaaaatcagctgcATTAATTccgttcatgtatttttttccttaCAGGACaagtaaagacaaaaacaaaagcaaaaaagaatGAATCATTCATCTAACCTGAACTCCCTGAATTCCACCCTCTCTCTAAATACAGCTGTTGTGCATCCcccattttttttcataaatggtTTGAATAACATACCCCATGCCAAGTACTACTATGTTTTCctatgctttgtttttgtggtcTCTGTGTTGGGGAACTCCTTTGTCATATTTGTTATATATACAGAGCGCAGTTTTCACACCCCAAAGTATATGGGCGTATTTAATTTGGCTGTAGCTGACTTCGGTGAAAGCACTTCTCTAATTCCAAATTTAATGGCAACATTTCTTTTTGATTCCCAGTACATCTCCTATGATGCTTGCTTGGCcaacatgttttttgtattttacttttcCTTTTTGCAAGCTCTCATTCTTACCATTCTGGCCTATGACAGATTGGTGGCAATATGTTTTCCACTGAGATACCATGCCATTGTCACAATGCCAGCCATCGCTGTGATGTTAGCAGTGGCGTGGGGAATTACTgcacttttcattattttattagttAGCTTAATTACCAGGCTGTCCTTTTGTAAATCCATAGTGGTAAAAAGCTACTTCTGTGATCATGGACCCATTTTCCGTTTGGCATGCAATGACAATCTTCCAAATGATATCATGGCATATGCTTGCGTAATATTGTTCCTTTATTTACCATTAATTTTGACTGTACTGTCATATGTGTTTATTGCTGGTGCACTCTTTAAAATCTCTTCACAGGAAGGGCGATTTAAAGCCATTA encodes:
- the LOC133108315 gene encoding LOW QUALITY PROTEIN: olfactory receptor 1-like (The sequence of the model RefSeq protein was modified relative to this genomic sequence to represent the inferred CDS: substituted 1 base at 1 genomic stop codon) is translated as MNHSSNLNSLNSTLSLNTAVVHPPFFFINGLNNIPHAKYYYVFLCFVFVVSVLGNSFVIFVIYTERSFHTPKYMGVFNLAVADFGESTSLIPNLMATFLFDSQYISYDACLANMFFVFYFSFLQALILTILAYDRLVAICFPLRYHAIVTMPAIAVMLAVAWGITALFIILLVSLITRLSFCKSIVVKSYFCDHGPIFRLACNDNLPNDIMAYACVILFLYLPLILTVLSYVFIAGALFKISSQEGRFKAIKTCSAHLMLVAIYYLPIIGTYIAADTHTLHPNARIINTSLAMALPPMMNPIIYVLNTEEVKEFSKKLFKRTKRQLKXSNN